A stretch of Desulfotalea psychrophila LSv54 DNA encodes these proteins:
- the dctP gene encoding TRAP transporter substrate-binding protein DctP, which produces MKKSFITGALVLLAGVSLLAGSVQAKTMKISHVRPQGTAIDKDLHWFSDTLKEASGGKLKTKIYPASALGDYTIVQERVSLGAISFACQPPSTAADKRFQLIYFPYIVENWQQAQANYGAGAPLRKVVEGLYAEQNIHMLAAWPVYFGGISFNKEVKNYGNPDAPKGLKLRVPPMKTFQLLADETGYLGTPIPFSDAFTAVQTGVVDGVIGSGAEGYYSSFRDVTKYYLPANTHFEVWYLIMSQKDFDKLSAEEQAQVQDAASKFEDRRWAVAEADQAANEKKLADYGAVILPITDAEIGAISKKAKTTVWPVILNDVGKEWGQSVLDKVSK; this is translated from the coding sequence ATGAAGAAAAGTTTTATTACCGGTGCTCTCGTTCTGTTAGCTGGTGTCTCTCTGCTGGCAGGAAGTGTGCAGGCGAAAACCATGAAGATTTCGCACGTAAGACCCCAGGGAACAGCAATTGATAAGGATTTGCATTGGTTTTCAGATACCTTGAAAGAGGCTTCCGGTGGCAAGTTAAAGACAAAGATCTATCCTGCCAGTGCCCTGGGCGATTACACCATCGTTCAGGAGCGAGTCAGCCTTGGCGCGATCTCCTTTGCCTGTCAGCCACCATCTACTGCAGCGGATAAGAGATTTCAACTTATCTATTTCCCTTATATTGTAGAGAACTGGCAGCAGGCACAGGCTAATTATGGTGCAGGCGCACCTCTGCGTAAGGTTGTTGAAGGCCTCTATGCTGAGCAGAACATTCATATGCTTGCTGCCTGGCCTGTATACTTTGGTGGTATCTCCTTTAATAAAGAGGTGAAGAACTACGGTAATCCAGATGCGCCTAAGGGGCTCAAGCTTCGTGTTCCACCGATGAAGACCTTCCAATTGCTTGCCGATGAGACAGGTTATCTTGGTACCCCAATTCCATTTTCCGATGCCTTCACCGCTGTCCAGACTGGTGTTGTTGATGGTGTAATTGGTTCAGGGGCCGAGGGCTATTACTCTTCATTTAGAGATGTTACCAAATATTATCTTCCTGCAAATACCCATTTTGAGGTGTGGTACCTGATCATGAGTCAGAAGGATTTTGATAAACTCTCTGCCGAGGAACAGGCGCAGGTGCAGGATGCTGCAAGCAAATTTGAGGATCGACGCTGGGCTGTTGCTGAGGCAGATCAGGCAGCCAACGAGAAGAAACTTGCCGATTACGGTGCAGTAATTCTTCCAATCACCGATGCTGAGATTGGAGCTATTTCCAAGAAGGCAAAGACTACAGTTTGGCCTGTAATTCTTAACGATGTAGGTAAAGAGTGGGGACAGAGTGTTCTCGATAAGGTTAGCAAGTAA
- a CDS encoding formate dehydrogenase H subunit alpha, selenocysteine-containing, with protein MQKTLTTCPYCGSGCTFFLEVENNTITGVSPNRVRAVNNGSLCSKGHFGTDFVHSKDRLTKPLIRKKGVLTPVSWQEAYSYTAQRLLQISEEHGAQAIAGFSSARCTNEENYLFQKMMRAALGTNSVDHCARLUHAPTVAGLTTTLGSGAMTNSIAELDTMGAGDTIFAIGTNTTECHPIIGLGMLRAVKRGARLIVADPRATTLTQHAEVWLRLQPGSDVALLNALGHLILRDGLEDRVYIDAHTENFSAYRSFVEKISLAEAESITAVALADMEKAARILGESANVATYYTMGITQHTSGVDNVMAVSNVAILTGNIGRAKTGVNPLRGQNNVQGACDMGALPDVFPGYQKVSRPEIVEKFSRAWGVELSARPGITIPSVLSGIERDEVKALYVFGENPLRSDPDINHVKHCLEQVEFLVVQDIFLTETAALADVVFPGTTFAEKDGTFSSTERRVQRVRRAVDPIGESRPDWQIISELMVALGYPSSYTHPREIFAEMRSLTPTYAGITYERLENESLQWPCPHENHPGTPVLHVGGAIRGLARFEPAQHRQPAEVPDTDYPLKLTTGRVVAHYHTGTMTRRCWGLNGVAPHELVEIHPHDALCLGIIDGDLVRVASRRGAVEARAQVTTRVIQGLVFMTFHYTESSGNMLTNSAADPITQTPELKICAVSVQKVERKAVSPHNRRKRQMV; from the coding sequence ATGCAAAAAACACTGACAACCTGTCCTTACTGTGGCTCAGGGTGCACATTTTTTTTAGAAGTAGAGAATAATACTATTACCGGGGTTAGCCCAAACAGAGTGAGGGCGGTAAATAATGGCTCTCTCTGTTCCAAAGGACATTTTGGTACGGATTTTGTGCACAGCAAAGATCGCCTAACCAAACCACTGATCAGAAAAAAAGGTGTTCTCACCCCCGTCAGTTGGCAGGAGGCATATAGCTATACGGCTCAACGTCTTCTCCAAATTTCAGAAGAGCATGGGGCTCAGGCCATTGCTGGATTTAGTTCTGCCCGCTGTACCAACGAAGAAAATTACCTCTTTCAAAAGATGATGCGGGCAGCACTTGGCACCAACTCCGTTGATCATTGCGCCCGTCTCTGACATGCTCCCACCGTGGCCGGTCTGACCACAACACTTGGAAGCGGGGCGATGACCAACTCCATTGCAGAGCTTGATACCATGGGGGCAGGTGATACGATTTTTGCCATCGGCACCAACACGACGGAGTGTCATCCTATTATTGGTCTTGGTATGCTTCGGGCCGTCAAACGTGGTGCCCGGCTTATTGTGGCTGACCCTCGGGCGACCACCCTTACCCAACACGCAGAGGTATGGCTTCGTCTTCAGCCCGGCAGTGATGTTGCCCTTCTCAATGCTCTGGGCCATCTTATTCTGCGTGATGGCTTGGAAGACAGGGTCTATATTGATGCTCACACGGAAAATTTTTCTGCCTATAGGTCATTTGTGGAAAAAATATCCCTTGCCGAGGCTGAGAGCATAACAGCTGTGGCATTGGCTGATATGGAGAAGGCGGCTCGTATTCTTGGCGAATCCGCCAATGTGGCTACCTATTATACCATGGGGATAACCCAGCACACCTCCGGAGTGGATAACGTGATGGCTGTCTCTAATGTTGCCATTCTTACTGGTAATATTGGTCGTGCTAAAACAGGGGTAAACCCCCTGCGTGGACAAAATAATGTCCAGGGGGCTTGCGATATGGGGGCCCTACCCGATGTATTTCCTGGCTATCAGAAGGTGAGCCGACCAGAGATTGTGGAGAAATTTTCTAGGGCCTGGGGGGTCGAGCTCTCGGCGCGTCCAGGGATTACTATTCCCTCTGTTCTAAGCGGGATAGAACGAGATGAGGTGAAGGCTCTCTATGTCTTTGGCGAAAACCCTCTGCGCAGTGACCCTGATATTAACCACGTTAAGCACTGTCTGGAACAGGTGGAGTTTCTCGTGGTGCAGGATATTTTTCTCACGGAAACAGCAGCGCTTGCCGATGTGGTCTTTCCCGGAACCACATTTGCTGAAAAAGATGGCACCTTCAGCAGTACAGAGCGTAGGGTACAGCGCGTTCGTCGGGCGGTTGATCCCATTGGTGAGAGCAGGCCAGATTGGCAAATCATCAGCGAGTTGATGGTGGCTCTGGGGTATCCCTCGTCCTATACCCATCCTCGGGAGATCTTTGCCGAGATGCGATCTCTTACCCCTACCTATGCCGGTATTACCTATGAACGGTTGGAGAATGAATCTCTGCAGTGGCCCTGTCCCCATGAAAATCATCCCGGTACACCGGTCTTACATGTGGGTGGGGCTATTCGTGGCCTGGCCCGTTTTGAGCCTGCCCAACATAGGCAACCCGCCGAGGTACCAGACACAGATTATCCCCTGAAACTGACAACCGGCCGTGTTGTTGCTCATTACCATACCGGAACCATGACTCGTCGTTGTTGGGGGCTGAATGGGGTAGCACCCCATGAGTTGGTTGAGATCCATCCCCATGATGCTCTCTGTCTGGGCATTATTGATGGTGATCTGGTTCGGGTGGCCTCGCGGCGTGGAGCAGTAGAGGCCAGGGCCCAGGTAACGACTCGGGTAATTCAGGGTCTTGTTTTTATGACATTTCACTATACGGAAAGTTCGGGAAATATGCTGACCAATAGCGCCGCCGATCCTATAACTCAGACACCGGAACTGAAAATATGCGCTGTCTCTGTACAAAAGGTAGAGAGGAAGGCTGTATCCCCCCATAATAGAAGAAAGAGGCAGATGGTATGA
- a CDS encoding sigma-54-dependent Fis family transcriptional regulator: MANIIPIGSIPTKEQMQRVIRASHKRSRQYGVNQETRNLEQKRLSPAELEKKQDENKELLGAIAATINEFYDLMSPEEFLVGFADSEGYILHLAGGDRARETSADRQFSLGYRWTEKDVGTTATSLCLRLKVSIQLKGRDHYCKQAQGLLSSAAPIFGHQGVLLGSLCIFGDKSLIHPHTLIMITSSARSIERHMRLMRWNTELISNAGFLDNVIEAAGTGLLIIDTDLIVQKINYQAKKILNVDDLKGKSISSLSGLQLDLDSIFENPSVWKNRECHIQHNKKDIHLVYSAQPVLSKNDKPLGAVLNITKFSNIRKLIDKISGIKPYFTFDSLIGSSPAFTKAVDLAKRASHSEATVLLLGETGTGKELFAQAIHNGAKGADKPFVPINCGAIPGELLESELFGYAEGAFTGAKRGGRSGKFILANDGTMLLDEIGDMPHDMQVKLLRVLQSKVVQPVGARKPLQTNARIIASTHVDLAEAMLHNRFRRDLYYRLNILQIKIPPLRERGEVDIKALAHYFLRKNNPEFQFTADAIAGLVAYHWPGNVRELENTIQRALHVCKDQTITVKDLGLSKQDLSKKAGFQGTLLDMEKKVIAETLRETKSNMAEAARRLGISRATLYRKVKQFS; this comes from the coding sequence ATGGCAAATATAATACCCATTGGTAGCATCCCGACAAAAGAGCAGATGCAAAGAGTTATCAGAGCATCGCATAAACGCTCAAGACAATATGGTGTTAATCAAGAAACCCGTAATCTTGAGCAAAAAAGACTCTCTCCGGCAGAACTTGAAAAGAAGCAGGATGAAAACAAGGAACTGTTAGGTGCTATTGCCGCTACCATTAATGAATTTTATGACCTGATGTCTCCCGAGGAATTTCTGGTGGGTTTTGCCGATAGTGAGGGCTATATCCTCCATCTAGCTGGAGGAGACAGGGCAAGAGAAACGTCAGCTGACCGTCAATTCTCCCTGGGCTACCGTTGGACGGAAAAAGATGTAGGCACCACGGCAACCAGCCTCTGCCTTCGGCTTAAAGTCTCTATTCAGCTCAAGGGCAGGGATCATTACTGTAAACAGGCTCAGGGCCTCCTCAGCTCCGCAGCACCAATTTTCGGCCACCAGGGCGTTCTTCTGGGATCACTCTGCATTTTTGGCGACAAGAGCCTTATTCATCCCCACACGCTTATTATGATAACCTCGTCAGCACGCTCTATTGAGCGGCATATGAGGTTAATGCGCTGGAATACAGAGCTGATAAGCAATGCGGGTTTTCTCGATAATGTCATAGAAGCTGCCGGAACGGGCCTACTGATAATTGACACAGACTTAATCGTTCAGAAGATCAACTATCAGGCTAAGAAAATCCTTAATGTCGATGATCTTAAGGGAAAGTCAATTTCATCCCTAAGTGGCCTCCAGCTCGATCTGGACAGCATCTTTGAAAACCCCAGTGTATGGAAAAACAGAGAGTGCCACATCCAACATAATAAAAAAGATATTCACCTTGTCTACTCTGCCCAACCAGTACTGTCAAAGAACGACAAACCCCTCGGGGCAGTCCTTAACATCACTAAATTTAGTAATATCAGAAAATTAATTGATAAGATCTCCGGCATTAAACCCTATTTTACCTTTGATTCCCTAATAGGATCATCACCGGCCTTTACCAAGGCTGTTGATTTGGCAAAGCGTGCCTCTCACTCAGAGGCTACTGTACTTCTTCTGGGAGAGACAGGCACAGGCAAGGAACTATTTGCTCAGGCGATCCATAACGGCGCCAAGGGAGCGGACAAACCATTTGTGCCAATTAACTGCGGGGCTATACCCGGAGAGCTGCTTGAGAGCGAACTCTTTGGCTATGCCGAGGGTGCTTTTACCGGGGCTAAAAGAGGGGGGCGATCTGGAAAATTTATTTTGGCAAACGACGGAACCATGCTCCTCGATGAGATTGGAGACATGCCACATGATATGCAGGTCAAGCTATTGCGCGTCCTGCAATCAAAGGTAGTCCAGCCAGTGGGGGCACGCAAGCCACTGCAAACCAATGCAAGAATAATCGCCTCAACCCATGTTGACCTGGCAGAGGCTATGCTCCACAACCGATTCAGACGGGATCTCTACTATCGTTTGAATATACTGCAGATTAAGATTCCTCCCCTGCGCGAAAGAGGAGAGGTAGATATCAAGGCTCTGGCCCACTATTTCCTGAGAAAAAATAATCCAGAGTTCCAATTTACTGCAGATGCCATTGCCGGCCTGGTTGCATATCACTGGCCGGGTAATGTTCGGGAACTTGAAAACACCATCCAGCGAGCCCTGCATGTCTGCAAAGACCAAACAATAACCGTCAAAGACCTTGGCCTTAGCAAACAAGACCTCAGCAAAAAAGCTGGCTTTCAAGGTACTTTGCTCGATATGGAAAAGAAGGTTATCGCTGAGACATTACGTGAAACAAAATCTAATATGGCCGAGGCAGCGAGAAGACTGGGTATTTCGCGGGCAACACTTTACCGCAAGGTAAAACAGTTCTCCTAG
- a CDS encoding TRAP transporter large permease: protein MEIIAISLIALAALVVLLSFGVPLPYCFGGALMSMVILGDIPMEGTMVWGFSQLSNPVLLCIPLFVFAGTIMSESGIAASLLDFVNIFVGRIRGGLGVVASVSCAIIGAISGSGLTGVAATGPLLIPAMAAKGYPRGYATALVSNSSVLGLLIPPSVTMIIYGWVTDTSILACFLATLGPGIAITVLLSAVNLYMARSFPLELEPPATKKEIIKEGISCTSRAIPALMMPLIILGGIYGGIMTPTEAAAVAVIYAIPVGFLIYKGLTVETFLKAAKSSATAVGAIMIMIVFSLMLSQIFVMEDVPQALVSGIFSITENKVLLLILINFLLFFVGMIVNDITAIILIAPLLLPLMEAIGVSPVQFAAIMGVNTGMGRGNPTLCIYPLPWDRIGKGQFSEVIRPAMVLLLFAYVPVVFLTSLWPDLSLFFPRLFGY from the coding sequence ATGGAAATCATAGCAATTTCTCTTATTGCCCTCGCCGCACTTGTGGTCCTGCTCAGTTTTGGCGTTCCGCTACCATACTGTTTTGGTGGTGCCCTGATGTCCATGGTTATCCTGGGTGATATTCCCATGGAAGGCACCATGGTCTGGGGCTTTTCACAGCTTTCTAATCCAGTTCTTCTCTGCATACCTCTCTTTGTCTTTGCTGGTACCATCATGAGTGAGAGTGGTATTGCGGCCAGCTTGCTGGATTTTGTAAATATATTTGTAGGTAGAATACGGGGTGGACTTGGGGTGGTTGCCTCGGTGAGTTGTGCTATTATTGGGGCAATTTCCGGAAGTGGCCTGACCGGTGTTGCGGCAACGGGTCCTCTGTTGATTCCAGCCATGGCCGCCAAGGGTTACCCCCGTGGATATGCCACAGCCCTTGTTTCAAACTCCTCTGTTCTTGGTCTGCTCATCCCGCCCAGTGTTACCATGATCATCTATGGTTGGGTAACGGATACCTCAATTCTTGCCTGTTTCCTGGCAACCCTGGGACCAGGCATTGCCATTACCGTTCTTCTCTCAGCAGTGAATCTGTATATGGCCAGAAGTTTTCCCCTGGAGCTTGAGCCTCCCGCTACCAAAAAAGAGATTATTAAGGAAGGTATCAGCTGTACATCCCGGGCAATTCCCGCCCTGATGATGCCACTTATTATTCTTGGTGGTATCTACGGTGGCATTATGACTCCCACCGAGGCCGCGGCTGTTGCGGTGATCTATGCTATTCCCGTTGGCTTTTTGATTTATAAGGGTTTGACTGTCGAGACATTCCTCAAGGCTGCCAAGAGTTCTGCCACCGCTGTTGGTGCCATTATGATCATGATTGTCTTCAGTCTTATGCTCAGTCAGATCTTTGTTATGGAAGATGTGCCTCAGGCCCTGGTATCGGGAATTTTTTCTATCACCGAAAATAAGGTTTTACTGTTAATCCTCATCAACTTTCTCCTCTTTTTCGTTGGCATGATTGTTAATGATATTACAGCAATCATTCTTATAGCCCCCCTTCTCCTTCCCCTGATGGAGGCGATTGGTGTTTCTCCTGTTCAGTTTGCCGCGATCATGGGCGTGAATACGGGAATGGGGCGGGGTAACCCCACCCTATGCATCTATCCTCTACCTTGGGATCGAATAGGCAAGGGGCAGTTTTCTGAAGTTATTAGACCGGCAATGGTATTGCTTCTCTTTGCCTATGTGCCGGTAGTCTTTTTGACCTCCCTGTGGCCAGATTTGTCTCTCTTTTTTCCAAGACTCTTCGGCTATTAA
- a CDS encoding TRAP transporter small permease translates to MERFFKYALPLLITTIAVMEFYQVLMRYVFELPSMGLDELLVYPTLWLYILGSVNAAREDSQIKANVLDIFLKTDKARLIVRVFADVASVIISSWLTYWAWDYFVYAKRVWKSSPTLYIPTFWAECALFIGLAFMTVYCGGYLYKHAKQLIALQQPTKES, encoded by the coding sequence ATGGAGAGATTCTTTAAATATGCACTGCCCTTACTTATCACTACGATAGCAGTAATGGAGTTTTACCAAGTGCTTATGAGATATGTTTTTGAACTCCCCAGCATGGGACTTGATGAACTGCTCGTCTATCCCACCCTATGGCTCTATATCTTGGGCAGTGTTAATGCCGCAAGAGAAGATAGCCAAATCAAGGCAAACGTTCTTGATATTTTTTTGAAGACAGATAAAGCACGATTGATTGTCCGTGTCTTTGCGGATGTTGCTTCCGTGATAATTTCTTCCTGGCTCACCTACTGGGCCTGGGATTATTTCGTATATGCAAAGCGCGTATGGAAGTCAAGTCCTACCCTGTACATACCAACGTTTTGGGCTGAATGTGCCCTGTTTATCGGTCTTGCCTTTATGACGGTCTACTGCGGGGGCTATCTGTATAAACATGCAAAGCAGCTAATTGCTCTTCAGCAGCCCACCAAGGAGTCCTAG
- a CDS encoding 4Fe-4S dicluster domain-containing protein, producing the protein MKKKQSLNSFVVADSTRCIGCRICEIACSQVHSQGNRPLTVGSMMSPIQPRLHLVRYHEAYVPVQCRHCEDAPCANVCQVEAISQRDGVIFVDEEKCMGCKTCMLACPFGAMELVPLFRNGHAVMQHLSLCEDDCSISGLHNRYKQRLVANKCDLCIGEEQPACVLNCPQQALQLVVPREHRAHRMQAAALSLAAVGRNYSV; encoded by the coding sequence ATGAAGAAAAAGCAGAGCTTAAACAGCTTCGTCGTCGCAGATTCCACTAGGTGTATCGGCTGCCGAATTTGTGAAATAGCCTGTTCTCAGGTGCATTCCCAGGGAAATCGTCCACTGACCGTGGGGAGTATGATGAGTCCCATTCAGCCACGGCTTCATCTTGTTCGCTATCATGAGGCCTATGTTCCCGTTCAGTGTCGTCATTGTGAGGATGCTCCCTGTGCAAATGTATGCCAGGTCGAGGCCATCAGCCAAAGAGATGGGGTGATATTTGTTGATGAGGAAAAATGTATGGGCTGTAAGACATGTATGCTTGCCTGCCCCTTTGGGGCCATGGAACTGGTGCCCCTCTTTCGTAACGGTCATGCCGTGATGCAACACCTTAGCCTTTGTGAGGATGATTGCAGTATTTCTGGTCTGCATAATCGTTACAAGCAGCGTTTGGTGGCCAATAAATGTGATCTCTGTATAGGAGAAGAGCAACCCGCCTGTGTGCTGAACTGTCCTCAACAGGCATTGCAGCTGGTTGTACCTCGGGAGCATAGAGCGCATCGAATGCAGGCAGCTGCCCTTAGCCTGGCCGCTGTTGGCAGAAATTACTCAGTTTAA
- a CDS encoding TRAP transporter large permease has protein sequence MIAISLIALAALVVLLSFGVPLPYCFGGALMSMVILGDIPMEGTMVWGFSQLSNPVLLCIPLFVFAGTIMSESGIAASLLDFVNIFVGRIRGGLGVVASVSCAIIGAISGSGLTGVAATGPLLIPAMAAKGYPRGYATALVSNSSVLGLLIPPSVTMIIYGWVTDTSILACFLATLGPGIAITILLSAVNLYMARSFPLELEPPATKKQIIKEGISCTSRAIPALMMPLIILGGIYGGIMTPTEAAAVAVIYAIPVGFLIYKGLTVDTFLKAAKSSATAVGAIMIMIVFSLMLSQIFVMEDVPQALVSGIFSITENKVLLLILINFLLFFVGMIVNDITAIILIAPLLLPLMEAIGVSPVQFAAIMGVNTAMGGVTPPYASILYLGIRIGKVQFSEVIRPAMVLLLFAYVPVVFLTSLWPDLSLFFPRLFGY, from the coding sequence ATCATAGCAATTTCTCTTATTGCCCTCGCGGCACTTGTTGTCCTGCTCAGTTTTGGTGTCCCGCTACCATACTGTTTTGGTGGCGCCCTGATGTCCATGGTTATCCTGGGTGATATTCCCATGGAAGGCACCATGGTCTGGGGCTTTTCACAGCTTTCTAATCCTGTCCTTCTCTGCATACCTCTCTTTGTCTTTGCCGGTACCATCATGAGTGAGAGTGGTATTGCCGCTAGTCTGCTGGATTTTGTAAATATATTTGTAGGTAGAATACGGGGTGGACTTGGGGTTGTTGCCTCGGTGAGTTGTGCCATTATTGGGGCAATTTCCGGAAGTGGACTGACCGGTGTTGCGGCAACGGGGCCTCTGTTGATTCCAGCCATGGCTGCCAAGGGTTATCCCCGTGGATATGCCACCGCCCTTGTCTCAAACTCCTCTGTTCTTGGTCTACTCATCCCGCCCAGTGTAACCATGATTATCTATGGTTGGGTGACGGATACCTCCATCCTTGCCTGTTTTTTGGCAACCCTGGGGCCTGGTATTGCCATTACCATTCTTCTCTCGGCGGTGAATCTGTACATGGCCAGAAGTTTTCCTCTGGAGCTTGAGCCTCCCGCTACCAAAAAGCAGATCATCAAAGAGGGTATTAGCTGCACCTCCCGGGCAATTCCAGCCCTGATGATGCCGCTCATTATCCTTGGCGGTATCTACGGCGGTATCATGACCCCGACTGAAGCTGCTGCCGTTGCGGTGATTTATGCGATTCCTGTTGGCTTCCTGATATATAAGGGACTGACTGTCGATACATTTTTGAAGGCTGCTAAGAGTTCTGCCACCGCTGTCGGTGCCATCATGATCATGATTGTCTTCAGTCTTATGCTCAGTCAGATCTTTGTGATGGAAGATGTACCTCAGGCCCTGGTATCGGGAATTTTTTCGATCACCGAAAATAAGGTCTTACTCTTAATTCTGATCAACTTCCTCCTCTTCTTTGTTGGGATGATTGTTAATGATATCACGGCAATTATTCTTATCGCTCCCCTCCTCCTGCCTCTGATGGAGGCGATTGGTGTTTCTCCCGTTCAGTTTGCAGCGATCATGGGCGTGAATACGGCAATGGGCGGTGTAACCCCACCCTATGCATCTATCCTCTATCTCGGTATCCGCATAGGCAAGGTGCAGTTTTCTGAGGTTATCAGGCCAGCAATGGTATTGCTTCTCTTTGCCTATGTGCCGGTTGTCTTTTTAACCTCTCTATGGCCAGATCTGTCTCTCTTTTTCCCAAGACTCTTTGGCTATTAA
- a CDS encoding TRAP transporter small permease, translated as MERFFKYALPLLISTIAVMEFYQVLMRYVFELPSMGLDEMLVYPTLWLYILGAVNAAREDSQIKANVLDIFLKTDKARLIVRVIADLASVIVSSWLTYWAWDYFVYAKRVWKSSPTLYIPTFWAECALFIGLALMTVYCGGYLYKHAKQLIALQQPTKES; from the coding sequence ATGGAGAGGTTCTTTAAATATGCACTGCCTTTACTGATCAGTACGATCGCAGTAATGGAATTTTATCAGGTGCTGATGCGGTATGTTTTTGAACTCCCCAGCATGGGACTTGATGAGATGCTTGTCTATCCCACTCTGTGGCTCTATATCTTGGGAGCTGTTAATGCTGCAAGAGAGGATAGCCAGATCAAGGCAAACGTTCTTGATATTTTTTTGAAGACAGATAAAGCACGATTGATTGTTCGGGTTATTGCGGACCTTGCCTCCGTCATAGTTTCTTCCTGGCTCACCTACTGGGCCTGGGATTATTTCGTATATGCAAAGCGCGTATGGAAATCAAGCCCTACCCTGTACATACCAACGTTTTGGGCTGAATGTGCCCTCTTCATCGGTCTTGCCCTTATGACGGTCTACTGTGGGGGCTATCTGTATAAACATGCAAAACAGTTAATAGCTCTTCAGCAGCCCACCAAGGAGTCCTAG
- a CDS encoding RidA family protein gives MSEITRMETAQRMSKIVIHNNTVYLCGQVGGVVDVPSTITEQTETMLARVDALLEQAGSGRDLILSATIYVRDMKDFAGMNSVWDSWVPEGQAPARACVEARMARPDLLVEVSVIAAVR, from the coding sequence ATGAGCGAGATTACTCGAATGGAAACAGCTCAGCGAATGAGCAAGATAGTAATTCATAATAACACCGTATATCTCTGTGGTCAGGTTGGTGGTGTGGTAGATGTACCAAGCACTATCACTGAGCAAACTGAAACCATGCTTGCCCGGGTTGATGCTCTTCTTGAGCAGGCGGGCAGCGGCAGAGACTTAATCCTTTCTGCGACCATTTACGTGCGGGATATGAAGGACTTTGCAGGGATGAACAGCGTTTGGGATAGCTGGGTGCCAGAAGGACAGGCACCTGCCCGTGCCTGTGTTGAGGCTAGAATGGCTCGTCCAGATTTGCTTGTCGAGGTTTCTGTGATTGCAGCAGTGAGATAG
- the dctP gene encoding TRAP transporter substrate-binding protein DctP, with the protein MKKRFITGALVLFAGVSLLVGSVQARSMKISHVRPQGTAIDKDLHWFSDSLKEASGGKLKSKIYPASALGDYTIVQERVSLGAISFACQPPSPAVDKRFQILYFPYLVENWKQARDNYSPGAPLRKVVEGLYAEQDIHMIAAWPVYFGGISFNKEVKDYGNPDVAKGLKLRVPPMKTLQLLADTSGYLGTPIPFSDAFTAVQTGVVDGVIGSGAEGYYSSFKDVTKYYLPANTHFEVWYLIVSQKQFDKFSAEEKKQLQDVATQFEERRWAVAEADQAANEKRLADYGATILPISEAEITALSNKAKAAVWPVVLGDVGEAWGQGVLDSIRK; encoded by the coding sequence ATGAAGAAACGTTTTATTACTGGAGCATTGGTTCTCTTTGCCGGTGTCTCTTTGCTGGTAGGAAGTGTCCAGGCCAGAAGCATGAAAATTTCCCATGTAAGACCCCAGGGAACAGCAATTGATAAGGATCTGCACTGGTTTTCAGACAGCCTGAAAGAGGCCTCCGGTGGCAAGTTGAAGTCGAAGATCTATCCTGCCAGTGCCCTTGGCGATTACACCATCGTTCAGGAGCGAGTGAGTCTTGGCGCGATCTCCTTTGCCTGCCAACCACCATCTCCTGCCGTGGATAAGAGATTCCAGATTCTCTACTTCCCTTATCTGGTAGAAAATTGGAAGCAGGCTCGGGATAATTACTCTCCAGGCGCCCCTCTGCGTAAGGTTGTTGAAGGCCTCTATGCTGAGCAGGACATTCATATGATCGCCGCCTGGCCTGTATACTTTGGTGGCATTTCCTTTAATAAAGAGGTGAAGGATTACGGTAATCCGGATGTAGCTAAGGGGCTCAAGCTTCGTGTGCCACCAATGAAAACCCTCCAACTTTTGGCAGACACCAGCGGTTACCTTGGCACTCCTATCCCATTTTCCGATGCCTTTACTGCCGTGCAGACTGGTGTTGTTGATGGTGTAATTGGTTCAGGGGCCGAAGGCTACTACTCTTCATTTAAAGATGTTACCAAATATTATCTTCCCGCAAATACTCATTTTGAGGTTTGGTATCTGATTGTCAGCCAGAAACAATTTGATAAATTCTCTGCTGAGGAGAAAAAACAACTGCAGGATGTTGCAACTCAATTTGAGGAACGACGTTGGGCTGTTGCTGAGGCAGATCAGGCAGCCAATGAAAAGCGACTTGCCGATTACGGTGCAACAATTCTCCCAATCAGTGAAGCGGAAATTACGGCGCTTTCCAATAAGGCAAAGGCTGCTGTTTGGCCTGTAGTTCTCGGTGATGTAGGAGAGGCGTGGGGACAAGGCGTTCTTGATAGTATTCGTAAATAA